GGGTTGCAGGAAACAGATGCCGACCATGGCTATGTTGAAACCGATCCTACGGGCCGGTATGGTCGGGTAAGTTCTTATTAGTTTCTTTCTGTGCATGTGCTTGCATACATCTTTATGAATATTATAGAGCTTACCAACCATGGTCTAAACATGATTGATATTAGTTTACTATAATTAAGTACTAACTGCTccaccatttttattttttattttttttattttttcaattgaaCGTTTGGCAAACTGGGGTTTTAATTATCTTGAAATTATCGGATAGAAAAAATCATAGATGACAGAGTTTCTTTTGTTTCACTTTACCACTGCTGCAGAGACTTCTGGACTAGGAGTGTGTATTTATGCATTTTTTTTTGTCGTTTAGTACTTTTCAGTGTTTTACTAATTACTAGGGGTAGACCTGCTTTGGTTttgttaggaaaaaaaaaaatctaactaGCATTTGATTTTGGGTGGATATTGTTGCAAAAGTTAATATGAAGTTGATAGTTAGCTATTTTAGAGATTTAAAATATATACCAAATGTATcttgaaaataatttttgtgGCTTTTAATCAACCTGTATCCACCGTTATGTTTTTCTCAGCTCTAAAATAGACTccttagtttaatttaatttggaTGTGGCTTATAGTCATGACCTCAAGATCAGTTTCATATTCTTGATGATCATTACTTAATTGGGTGATCATGATCATCAAGAAAGAGGAAAACAGACTGCAGATTGTAATTCTATAGTCAACAGAAGATTGTCAATTTAGTCAATTGTGAAGCTATTATAATTGGTAAACCTGAAATGGATGAATGATGGTGAAAATCAATGATTCAAATTTACGAAATGCAAACAGATATGCATCTTAGGAAGCAAAATAATTTCAGAGGCAGTAGTTCATTAATATGATATCATAGTTTAATTTCAATTAGTATTCAATCCTTGcatttgtaattaaatttcaaCAAATGTTAAAGTGTTCCAAAGCCTTACTTTACTTTCTTTCTCAGCATTTGAGAAGCAATTTTGTTTTCCTTGGTTGTTTTGGCCATCGACTGTTACTTCATCAATAGCTGATTAACGACACTATGGTTGTGTTTTCCATGGACAGTTTGAACAAATTCTTGGAAAAGGAGCAATGAAAACAGTATACAAGGCAATTGATGAAGTCCTAGGAATGGAGGTGGCATGGAACCAGGTAAAACTCAACGAGTTGCTTCGCTCGCCTGAGAACTTGCAGAGGCTATACTCTGAGGTTCACCTTCTCAGCACCCTCAACCATGACTCTATAATCCAATTCTACACCTCTTGGATTGATGTTCATCTAAAGACCTTCAACTTCATCACTGAAATGTTTACTTCTGGAACTCTAAGAGAGTAATCTCCTTCCCTATCATTTTGAGAGTATGTTATTTCACCTGATAAACTTGTTACCATAACTGAAATGGTTAACAACTGTCTTATGTGATGCAGATACCGGAAAAAATATAAGCGAGTTGACATTCGAGCCATTAAGAACTGGGCTTGTCAAATCTTACAAGGCCTTGTGTATCTACATGGCCATGATCCTCCAGTAATTCATAGAGACCTGAAATGTGACAACATCTTTGTCAATGGCCATCTTGGACAGGTCAAGATTGGTGATCTAGGCCTTGCAGCAATCCTCCGGGGTTCTCAATCAGCACATAGTGTCATAGGTActtattaattataatcattgAAACACATAAACATGTATGTCCATTTCAGCTAATTGTATAATTTCTAAACTTGTGGTAACATTTGTTAGGCACTCCGGAATTCATGGCACCAGAATTATACGAAGAGAATTACAATGAGCTTGTTGATGTTTACTCATTTGGCATGTGTGTTTTAGAGATGCTTACATCTGAATATCCATATAGTGAATGTGTTAACCCAGCACAAATTTACAAGAAAGTGACTTCGGTAAATTCCAGTTCTGATGCCAAGATTTATAATTGTTATCAAGCTAGAGTATGACATGCATACCAATTCTGTTATGCAGGGGAAGCTTCCTGCTGCATTCTATCGGATTCAGGACTTGGAAGCACAGCAATTCATTGGAAAATGCTTAGTAACTGCATCAAAGAGGTTATCAGCAAAAGAACTACTGCTTGATCCATTTCTTGTATCTGATGAAGCTGATCCATCACCTGTTACGAGGTCTGGAAATCAGAAGCCATTTTTGAATTGTAGGGAAATGGAGAAGCTACAATTGAGAGGGGATCCACCAAGGACAGACATGACTATCACGGGGAAGCTCAACCCTGAAGATGATACCATCTTTCTTAAAGTACAAATTGCTAATAAAGATGGTATGGCTTTTGTTCTTTCATGTGTACAATGTTTCACCTTTATTGTATGCATATATTTTGCAATCCTTAGAAAGGGTAGCTTTAATATGCATGTTTTAATTGGCTTGTAGTTTTAGTCAATCCTGGATCTCAAGTGCTTCAACAGTCTTGACAGATAGCTCTCCTATGGTCTATTGCAGGTACTCTAAGGAATATATATTTTCCTTTTGACATTTTACATGATACACCAATGGATGTTGCAATGGAGATGGTCAAGGAGCTGGACATAGATGATTGGGAGCCTCTTGAAATTGCTGAAATGATTGATGGGGAGATTTCATCTCTAGTGCCAAATTGGAAGAAATGGGATTTGCCTCAAATTGAAGATTATCATACATTCAACTACCAAGAAGATGATGGGACTAATCATCCTTTCGATTCTTCCTCCACTTGTTCATCATCTCAAGCATCCATATCGAGATTAATGACACATTCTCTCCAAGGTATGTGTCCCATAATTCCTTTAAGTTGTTCTGATCTTATAACTCGTCATGTAGTTCCTATTTGAACCATAAATGGCTCTCTGACCTGCCCAAATACTTAGTGGTAACTAGGAATTGCCTGAATTCAGTTTTGGTGGCCTTAAACATTAGCTGTATGCCAGATTAATCTACTAGAGCATGGATTTTGGCTCAATCCTGGCTTGTTTTTATGACAGAACATAAGTAATCTTTATGCTTTTTGGGGGTGGGGAGGGAGAGGGGAGGGGAAGAGATTCCTAACAATGCCTACTGTGGGTGGCGGGCGGTTTAGGCTGCTTAACTTACCAGACAATAAGACTAGAAGTATATATTGAACTCATATGCAAAAGAGTGACATACTAATCAAAGACCAAAATTTTCAAATGCATTTGATCTTTGCCTTTAATGGTCAACACTCGCATCTTGTCTACCTTACTGGTCATTATGCGTGTGATGCATCTTTAATATCAAAAGAAGTTGCTTAAGTTTTGATAGAACAATCTATTTCATGTTACATAAAAGCTAAGTCACTATTTATGCGGAATTTTAATGATTCTCATGCTATAAAGAACTAAAGTCTGAGTATGAATTGGGACAGAATCATTTGGGTACTAAAAAATGACTGCATACTTAACAATCCCATGACAGAGACTAACTACTAGAAATCATGCTAGGATCTAGATCAGCAATTCAAATCACAGTTTCTATTTAAAACAATTGCTGTTGCAGATGATTTGCTAGATGATGCCAGTTCTCAGAGCTCTTCACACTCAGGATCATATTCCATCATGAATTACATTTCTGGTGATGATCACAAATTTGATATGAGCACAGCAAGAAGAGATAATAAAAATCCCATAAGGACTCAGAATGCGACAAGATTTTGTCCTCAAGACAATTCAAGCTCTGACATTGGGCAAACAATTGCTAAAGATGCCTACAAACACTGCAAGCTTTTGCTGGAGTCACAGTATGGAGCTTCTAGCTCTAAACACAAAAGGGTGATGGACAACCGTAGATTGACGAGGAACCATTCACTCGTAGATATTCGTAGCCAGTTACTTCACCGGTCATTGGTGGAAGAAGTGAACAAGAGACGGTTGTTCAAGACTGTAGGATCCGTCGAAAATGTTGGTTTCCAGGCACCTCCTGAGGATTCTAAAAAAGTGGCAAAGTGGCACAGCAGAATTCACGCAGAAGAAAAATAAGAATGAGCTCTTGTGGATAACAGAAGTGAATAGAAAAAGTAAATGATGACTTGGCCTTGAAACAGACATAAAAGGAAAATGCTTGAACTACAAGCTGTGGATACTTCTGAAAATGAGGAGGGATGTAAGGTCATCCATATCATATAATATCAAGAATACAATTAGGAGACGGGTAGAGTTTCATGCTGTCCAGtgtaaatattcatttcttatgtGAAGTGTGCTGTGTAAGACTAGCCTCTTTAGAATAATAATGTTTAtgttagtaataaaaaaataaataaaggaatGAACTTTGAATCTTGTCACCAGTTTGGGTGTGAAATTGTATGAATCAGTTGACAAGCATATTCATCTGCATAATATATCTGGGTTTAAGGTGTAACATTGAAAGTGCAAATGAATTATAATTGTATTTTCCTATAAGCTTATACTTGGtcaattttattctttatgcTGCTAGGTGTGTAAGAAAGTCATGTGGCTAGAAACTAGAGGGAACAATCTTAGGCACGTGTAAGGATGGCTTGAATGAAACAAAAAATTACTAATTTCTCCATAAcattgaattattggtgatgaatTTGGCAAAATAACATTTACAAGAAAGCTGCATTACGAGTATTTTTTGATAATTTAGGTAAGAAAAGACTATAATCTTTGTTGACATGTGATGGAGAATTCTGGTTTTTCACATGGATCTACTTTAGTCGATGAACTATGAACAGTTCTACATTTCATTGAAATTGTTTCTAGGAAATTTGGAGGCTAAGGGGAGGAAAAAGATTGTAAATTCTGATTGCATCTGAATTTTCACATGTAAGTtgcaattgaaaatttgataattgaTGAACAGATAAAAAAAGCTcggaaattttaaccaagaaaaaTCATTAACAGTTAAAGCTTTTTGTTTGGTCTATACAAAATGAATGTTCTATCGTGTTACTTGAAGTCATGGATTGCATGCTGACATTTTGTCATCATAATGAAAGAAGTGGAAGCAAGATCACTGATGAAACCAAATAATGCAATCTTGCATGCTGTGTTTTCCATGTGCTTATAATTAAATGCAAAGAAACTAACACTGTAGAGATTTATGTTCCATTTGCAgtgatcaaattttttttttttccttgaagtTTCAATCTGGATCCTGCTTGAATTATGATGCTCCCCACCTTCCTCTATAAAGTCATTCTCTTTCCCAAGGATTTCCATCAGGATATCTCAAGTTAGAATCTTGTGAGATGGGATTGGGTTATGGACTAAAAAAGGAGAAAAATCATCCAAGTTTCTGACTTTCATGCAAGTTGGATGAAATGACAAGAAGTAATGCAATGGAAAGGTTGGGAAATTTAAGTGCTGGTTGTGTGAAAATAACAAGTCTCAACTGATGCTTTTGCATGAAAAGTGACTAATCAATTGCATAATCATGGGCATGGTTCCCAAGGGTTCCAGTTGGCTATTCCCCAATGCTCATGTGGTCCTAATTGCTTGCTTTTATATACCTGGTATGTTACGATCTGGTGGTCCTGGCAGAAATGTGTTTGAATTTCAGATTTTTCTTCAATTGTGCAAGATGCTTATCACTTCACAAGGTTTGAAAAAATGTGCACTAGATCCTCTTCAGCCACACCATAGGTTGTCACTTTTCTCTCATGACTTAAGTTTTTTGAAGAGAGTCCCATTGGATTCACTGTCCTGAATAATGTTAAATCAGAATACTTTTTGATTTGGGAAGCCCAGAAAGTTCTGCTAGGCATTGCCATTGCCAAATTGTTTTTAATTACTCTTTTAAAACTGTGACCTACAAGTGACCTAAATTTTTCTATCATGTTTCTTTCATCAATACAGCAAAAAGGTTAAGGAAGACACACATAATATCTTTCTCAGAAACCAATCAGAAGTTGTTAATTTAGGAGCAATAAAAGGTAGAAAATTAGGCTACCAGCTAGGAGAACTTTCTTGGGTGGTTGCTACTGGCTAGTACTGCAGCTATAATTGTTTGCTTTAATAGCTATTCAGAATTGAAAACTAGAAAATGAACAAAACTTTTATTTGGAAATAATGCATCACTGAAGCACCTAGTGCTAGAGCATACCTTTTTCATGTCTCATATCAAACCTTTCTCTATTTACTCATCACGGTGCTCCTCTTTGGtttaacaaaaattttaaaaagatttGGTACATCATAAATTTTTTAAACGGAAAAGTTTTGTTGTGCCTTTACTCTCAGATATTATAAGGTAGGGTCTTGATCACTAAACTATTGAGCTTACAGCTAGATGAACTAACCTATATACCACCTTTCTTAACAAGACAACAACAAAATAACCAAACAATAACCAAGAAACTGTGGAATGCATACTTGTCAATGGAAATGGCTACTCTACAAGCTTGGTGAAGGCTACCAGCTTAATCATAAATTATGAAGGTTACAACATTGGTGGTCCTTTGTCATGTTGGAGAAGTAAATCTGAACCTAGTGTTTTGTGCTAATGAACTCTAATAATTTAGTGAAAATGTTAGTTGTCCTATACTTTCTAACCTGTAAAGTGTGGTAGATGGCTACATGCAGGTGTTACGATTTGCAATAATTCCTACCTTATGTTAAACACTGGTGGCATGGCAACCTTAATCTTTTTCCAGTACCTTTTTCCATATAAAAAAcgccaaaaagaaaaaaaaaaaaaaaaaagaaggtacGTTCTCCTGTCCATCTGGAACTTTAGAGGACAGCAGTAGCTGCTCTAGGTTGGCATGGATTAGGTGCAAGCATTTGATCCTTGCCATAATATAAAAATGAGCTTTTTCTGTGCTTGCTTCTCCGTTAGATATCAATTTTGAGGTAGAGCTGGATTCTGTCCTAGTTTAATATGAGCATATATTTTCATTTGATTAGGCTCCAACAGGTGTTTTAACTCGCAATCTCACCGCCTTGAATATAACTCTAAGCATCCTGCACTTGTGGGCTTTGGAGAAGATTAATGTATGCAATCTTGCCCCTGTTATAAACTGTTTCAATAACTCAAACCCTTGACCTTTACACGAAAGCCACCATCTAATAATGCTCAAATGCAAGATATTGATAA
This is a stretch of genomic DNA from Hevea brasiliensis isolate MT/VB/25A 57/8 chromosome 12, ASM3005281v1, whole genome shotgun sequence. It encodes these proteins:
- the LOC110665175 gene encoding probable serine/threonine-protein kinase WNK4; the encoded protein is MYKNQVGLQETDADHGYVETDPTGRYGRFEQILGKGAMKTVYKAIDEVLGMEVAWNQVKLNELLRSPENLQRLYSEVHLLSTLNHDSIIQFYTSWIDVHLKTFNFITEMFTSGTLREYRKKYKRVDIRAIKNWACQILQGLVYLHGHDPPVIHRDLKCDNIFVNGHLGQVKIGDLGLAAILRGSQSAHSVIGTPEFMAPELYEENYNELVDVYSFGMCVLEMLTSEYPYSECVNPAQIYKKVTSGKLPAAFYRIQDLEAQQFIGKCLVTASKRLSAKELLLDPFLVSDEADPSPVTRSGNQKPFLNCREMEKLQLRGDPPRTDMTITGKLNPEDDTIFLKVQIANKDGTLRNIYFPFDILHDTPMDVAMEMVKELDIDDWEPLEIAEMIDGEISSLVPNWKKWDLPQIEDYHTFNYQEDDGTNHPFDSSSTCSSSQASISRLMTHSLQDDLLDDASSQSSSHSGSYSIMNYISGDDHKFDMSTARRDNKNPIRTQNATRFCPQDNSSSDIGQTIAKDAYKHCKLLLESQYGASSSKHKRVMDNRRLTRNHSLVDIRSQLLHRSLVEEVNKRRLFKTVGSVENVGFQAPPEDSKKVAKWHSRIHAEEK